Sequence from the Rhinatrema bivittatum chromosome 6, aRhiBiv1.1, whole genome shotgun sequence genome:
attcctaactgacctttactggcctggaaagtgtcaatttgtatcattttcagttagtgcgcactaactcgagttagtgcgcactaactgggagttagtgcgcactaactcccgttagtgcgcactaacacaatttaacgatttttaacgataaatcgttagaatttctattgtattgtgttctataacgatttaagacgatattaacattatcggacgataattttaatcgttaaaaaatgattcacatccctattgactaTTTTAGTGGCTGCCCTGTAGACCAGCTCTATTCAATATATATCCTTTTCATGGTGTaggctccagaattgtacacgatattccaaatgaggtctcagtAGAGACTTATACAGCGACAATGTCACTCCTTTTCCTGCTGGATCATCATCTCCCCATGCATGCAAGCATCATTCTGGCTTTTTTCATCAACATTTCTGTTTAACCATCTTACGGTCATTAGATACAATCTCCCCCAGATCCCTCATTTGTGTTGTGTACAGAACTTCACCACCATATAATATTGCTCCCTCAGGTTTTTGCAACTGAAAGgcaaaattttacatttttttagcattaattcATTGCTGCCAGACTGTAGACCATGCCTCAAACAtcactagatctctcctcatgttttaAAAGCCTTTCAGGGTGTCTaacttgttgcagattttggtattctctgcaaatagacaaacctttcctgatagcccTTACGCAATATCATTAACACAAATGTAGAAAAGGACCTAGGAATGATCCCTGCGATACACTACTGGTAAACCCCCCTTTCCTTGGAGTGATAACCTTTGCAAAGCTGTTCTATCTGGTAGCAACAGTGCTTTCTGGTAGCTCAGCCCTTGAAATAGTGTGCACACTAAAAAGTTAACAGCTGATCcaaggcaggtgttaaattttagGCCTTAGCAAGCATGTTATTAAATAGCGCATGGAGGAGAGCATACCATGCTATTTTGCTTACTCCCGCTAAAGCTTAATTTGCATCTGACATGCCTTCATTTACATCCATGTTCTCATTAATATCAATGGGGACCTGTTGAGCAAGCATGCTAATGCCTtacgcccaaattttaaaaggcccacgtgcGTAAAAATCGGAcattatgtgcgtggctgggccttgtacatgccatgcacattttagaacaggcccagtcatgcatgtaacccccaatatgcgcacaagtgctgggtctgctgaaaggggagggccgggaacggggtctgggcagggaggcgCGGGATGGGACAGCACCAGCCAGTGCATGGAGATTACTTCTGttctgaggagcagtaagtacaaaaataaaaaaatggggataggtagggttagtttaggggtcagggaggagaggggaagagggagtaaggatagggttaggggtaaggaagttccctcccagtccgctccaataaaggagtggactgggagggaactggggaaactcTACTCGCATCACCACGCCTATTATTCTAAAACTCCCCCTCTGTGCGCAGAGCAGgccacccgcccacacatgcacatggacatgaaaatccggcacacatgtgagcatgcgaaatatattttataacatgcatgagctgacgcacgcatgttacaaaatcggcacatccatgtgcacgtgctgggaACCACGGGCACATGGatgcgcacaccttttaaaatcgaccccttattgtgcagtctctctctctctctctttcacacacaccataCCCATACCTAAGAATTTGTGTTTTTCATCTTTTCTTTAATCTCATTCCCCTTTGGTCATCTCCCCACCTACTCTTTATGAGCACCTTTCTCCTTCCTTGGGGCCCCCTGCCTTCCTTCTCTGTTACTGTCCTCCCTCCTTATGTCCTACTCATCTCCTGAGGTCGATTGAGTGGACAGGAAAAAAGGAATTAGAGAGACCTCCTCCCAGGTGGgaaggaagaaggaggcagacaGCTATCTTGAGCCTCCCTTTGCAACTTGCCTGTATCCCCCTGGGAAGGGAGTCACACCCTCCAGGTTGAGAATCACATTTGAAGCCATCCTGAATATCTTTTTGCGGAAGCTGCTTATTTGGTGAATATCTCCTTTTACAGCATTTGCCATTCAGCTAACCCCAAATATTTCCCGCTGCTTACCATTCTGAAACCAAAATGAATTTGGGTAAATCATCCCATCAGTGATCAAATGGAATCATAACTCACCTCCCAACTTTCAAAGGTCAGCACTAATCCATCATAACATTTCATATCTATCCTGCACTTGGTAAATCCCAAAGTCCTGTAGTTTTGGAGCAATACATAAGTTAAGGGTCATCTTCTTGGTGATAGTACTTACCACGTACAGCTCCTCTGTTTTAAACTGTAGTAGAGAACTGGACTTTCAGGGGAAGGATTTAAGTGCTGCTGTGACAATGCTAAATGATTGTAAACTATCTGCAGAGCTAATTGTACTTGTTGTGTCTTTCTCTTAGGATAAAGGCATAGATCTGAGTGCACTGGAGATGCAGCCACAACATTCTTTAAGCTTAGATGATTGGAGCACCTATCCTGCTCACGTCCGCATGTTCGCTGTACTATTTCATGGATGCTGCTGAGCTCCGTTTCGTAGGATTCCGTCACAAAACTGGCACAGATCTGGAATGGGAAACCACAGTGATAACCAAACGTGTCTCATAGATGACTCCTTTAAGTACAACCTGTATGGAGCAGTGTACAGTGTGGTGTTTGTCTTGGGCCTGATCACAAACTGTACATCCCTATTTGTCTTCTGCTTCAGAATGAAAATGAGAAACGAAACAGCCATTTTCATGACAAACCTTGCTGTCTCTGACCTGCTTTTTGTATTCACTTTGCCCTTCAAGATTTTTTATAACTTCAACAGGCACTGGCCCTTTGGAGATGGTCTGTGCAAGATTTCAGGGACAGCATTTCTGACCAACATATATGGGAGCATGCTGTTTCTTACTTGCATTAGTGTGGACCGGTTTCTTGCTATTGTCTACCCATTCAGATCTCGCACCATAAGGACACGAAGAAATTCTGTTGTGGTGTGCATAGGAGTCTGGATTTTAGTGCTGAGTGGAGGCATTTTAGCATCCTTGTTTTCCACCACCAATGTCTCCAACACAAGCACAACATGCTTTGAGGGTTTCTCCAAGAGCACTTGGAAAACTTACTTATCAAAGATCACCATATTCATTGAAGTGGTGGGCTTTTTGATTCCCTTACTGCTAAACCTTACTTGTTCCTCCCTGGTTCTGAGGACTCTACGGAAACCTGCTACCTTGTGTCAGATCGgaacaaacaaagaaaaagtgCTGAAGATGATTGTTGTGCATGTGCTTATTTTCATAGTCTGCTTTGTTCCATACAATTCTATACTTTTCTTGTATGCTCTGGTACGGTCACAGGCTATAGCAGATTGCTCCGTAGAGAAGTTTGCCAGGACTTTGTATCCCATCACACTGTGCTTTGCAACACTGAATTGCTGTTTTGATCCATTTGTTTATTACTTCACCTCAGAATCTTTTCAGAAGTCTTTTAACATAAATGCCCATCTCAAAATGGACTCGCTCTTCAAAACTGATGCACCATTAACAGTGAAGAACACCA
This genomic interval carries:
- the LPAR4 gene encoding lysophosphatidic acid receptor 4, with the protein product MGNHSDNQTCLIDDSFKYNLYGAVYSVVFVLGLITNCTSLFVFCFRMKMRNETAIFMTNLAVSDLLFVFTLPFKIFYNFNRHWPFGDGLCKISGTAFLTNIYGSMLFLTCISVDRFLAIVYPFRSRTIRTRRNSVVVCIGVWILVLSGGILASLFSTTNVSNTSTTCFEGFSKSTWKTYLSKITIFIEVVGFLIPLLLNLTCSSLVLRTLRKPATLCQIGTNKEKVLKMIVVHVLIFIVCFVPYNSILFLYALVRSQAIADCSVEKFARTLYPITLCFATLNCCFDPFVYYFTSESFQKSFNINAHLKMDSLFKTDAPLTVKNTMPTIQDELSDQAVTNGRDLMSESKF